A stretch of DNA from Erwinia aphidicola:
ATCTGGAAGGGGAGATTGTTGACCTCGGCTGCGGCAATGGGGTGATAGGCCTGATGGCGCTGCAGCAGAATCCGCTGGCGCAGCTGCACTTCGTCGATGAGTCTTACATGGCGGTGGCCTCCAGCCGTATGAACATTGAAGCCAACCGCCCGCAGGATCTGGCGCGCAGCGAGTTCCGCGTCAATAACTCGCTGGCCGGCTTCCCGTCCGATCGCCTGCATGCGGTGCTGTGCAACCCGCCGTTCCACCAGCAGAGCGCGGTCACCGACCATATCGCCTGGCAGATGCTGCGCGATGCGCGCCGCTGCCTGCAGGACGGCGGCGAGCTGCGCATCGTCGGCAACCGCCACCTCGATAACTACCACAAAATGAAAAAGCTGTTTGGTAACTGCACCACCGTCGCCAGCAACCAGAAATTTGTGGTGCTGCGCTCGGTGAAGATGCCGTAACTAGAGGAGTGCGGGTCGACCGAAAAAAAGGTCGACCCCTACGAAAATTTCGCACCAACCGTAGTGGCGAGGCATGCCTCGCCCGCTGTTATCACCGCTTCGCAATCCACGAGAAGCGCTGCTCATATCCGTGCTGGCAATGGCTGTTGCGGCGGTAGCTGGCTTTCTCCTCCGCCATGCAGTAGGTACAAATCCCCGCCTGATCAATCTGCGCCTGCGGCACGCCCGCCCGTCGCGCAATCCTGTGCGCCAGCAGCGGCAAATCAAACCACACTCCCCCCGTCGTGCCCTGCGCCTGCGCGCGCTGCGCCAGCGGATTGTTGACCGCCTGCGCCGACCACGGCAGCATTTCGGCCAGCTGCTGCGGGTCATCCTGCTGCGCATGGTCAATCACATCCTGCCCCAGCTCATAGCAGCACGGCCCAATCGCCGGGCCGATGGCGATATACAGGCTATCCGGCGTCGCCCCGCGTGTGCATAAGGCCTGGATCGCATTAATCAGCACGCCGCTCAGCACCCCTTTTAACCCACCGTGTACCGCCGCCACCTGCTGCTGGCGCGTATCGGCCAGCAAGATCGGCAGGCAGTCGGCGGTATATACCGCCAGCGGATTTGACCCGCTGCCAATTAACCCGTCCGCATCCTGGCTTTTGACCGGCAGGGCCTCAACATCGCGGATCACGCGCGCGCTGTGGCGCTGCTGGTTGTAGATCGTCCCTTGCGGCGGGCGCTCCCCGGCGGGCAGAAACGCGTGGTCGAGCCAGTCAATACGGGAAAGCAGCGGTGAGCGATAAGGGGAGGGCATGGTGAATTCCTCAAAGCGGGAAAGAGCTCGATGCTACCAGAAAAGCGGGCGGAAACCATGGCGACAAAATGACAGCAAACTGTTGTAGGGGCGGACCCTCTTTTTCGGTCCGCCCGCAAGATGCTAAGGTGCTCTAATTTTGTTGTAATGTTTTACAACACCCTGCAGTGTTGGTATTATTTACAACACCTGAAAGTGGAAAGGATATCCCAATGGTCGCAAAGCAGTTAATCAGAATCCGTCAATTTATTGATGATAACGCGCTTGTTGAAATTGTTGTCTGGGAAGTCGCTCCTCCCGTTAGGGCGAGCCAGCATGGTTATAAGTACCGCCTCGCTTATGTTGTCGATGGACAATGCGTACTGCGCTATGACAACGAAGCTGGCAAGGGCGATCACAAACATATCGGCAGTGATGAGGTCGGCATCTCTTTTGAAAGCCTTGAGGGGTTGCTCTCGGCTTTTTGGGATGACGTAAACAACTTCAAGGGGTAATGCCATGAGAACATTAACGATTAATATTTCCACCATTGAAGAGACTCAGCGCCGTACGCTGGCAGCAATCAAAGGCGACGTGAAAGCGCGTGGCGATTTCCTCTCTTTCACCAGCTGGGACTTGTTGCACAAAGTGCTTACGCCAAAATGCATGAACATCCTCAATGCCATGACAGGCGAGGGCAACTTGTCGGTCAGAGAGGTCGCACGACGCGTCGGCAGAGATATTAAGGGCGTGCATACCGACGTGAAGAAGCTGCTTAGCCACGGTGTCATTGAACATGGCCCCGATGGAATTCAGTTCCCGTTTGATGAGATACGTTTCGATTTTTCTCTGGGGCACGCAGCGGCGTAGCGGCGGACCCTCTTTTTCGGTACGCCCGTCTCACCATTAAGAACGTCATCTCCTATTTCGTTCAGGAGGTGAACTCTCACTGCTTGCTACATCGTTGCCCATTGCGAAGCATCGAGGCTGGAATCTTGATAGGAAATAATTAAATCTGACAGTCCGCAATGAGCGAGATATAGTCATTCGCAATTTATCGATAAAAGATGCAGGCTTGTAAAACGGTCGCGCATTGATCGTGTAGAAATAAAGCAGTTTTTCTATATAGTTGGATGATGAACATTCAA
This window harbors:
- a CDS encoding HVO_A0114 family putative DNA-binding protein; protein product: MRTLTINISTIEETQRRTLAAIKGDVKARGDFLSFTSWDLLHKVLTPKCMNILNAMTGEGNLSVREVARRVGRDIKGVHTDVKKLLSHGVIEHGPDGIQFPFDEIRFDFSLGHAAA
- a CDS encoding polyphenol oxidase family protein encodes the protein MPSPYRSPLLSRIDWLDHAFLPAGERPPQGTIYNQQRHSARVIRDVEALPVKSQDADGLIGSGSNPLAVYTADCLPILLADTRQQQVAAVHGGLKGVLSGVLINAIQALCTRGATPDSLYIAIGPAIGPCCYELGQDVIDHAQQDDPQQLAEMLPWSAQAVNNPLAQRAQAQGTTGGVWFDLPLLAHRIARRAGVPQAQIDQAGICTYCMAEEKASYRRNSHCQHGYEQRFSWIAKR
- a CDS encoding toxin-antitoxin system TumE family protein, with the protein product MVAKQLIRIRQFIDDNALVEIVVWEVAPPVRASQHGYKYRLAYVVDGQCVLRYDNEAGKGDHKHIGSDEVGISFESLEGLLSAFWDDVNNFKG